AGCTGCTAAACGACTTTCGATATCATCAAGTCTTTTATCTGCACTGTTCAATCTATTAGTAAGAGCTGAATCATCATAAGGATTTTCAACTTGTTTTACTACAGGAGGAGGAGCTGGATAGAATTGATCCATAGTCATACCACGTACGTGATCGGTAAGAGAGCCTAATTTGAAACGAAGAGTTGCCATAACAGTTAAAGCATCATCCCAACGATCTTTACTCATTTCCCCTCCCATCATTTCTTTCTGATATCCACGGTAAGTACTTTCTAAACCAATAGCTACTCTACGGCTTAAATTTTGTTCGATCGCCAAGCCAACATAAGCTAAAGGATTGTAAGTGTCCTCTCCTGCAGCATCAGCGATATCATTTCCTAATGCAGCCATCTGAAGTCCTACACCTGCACCAAAATTAGCATAAGCGTTGAAATTACCGTTAGTACGATGTGGCAATAAAAGATTAGATAAATTAATAGACATAAACAAACTTGGATCAAGAGTAGTTCCAGCTACATCGGCGCTGTTTTTATAATTTAAATAATCTACATTTAATCCAAATCCTACCAAAGGATTCACCGTACGTTCAATAGATAAACCGGCGCCCCAATTAATGTTTTTCTTCCATTCTTTTTGAGGAGTAATACGGAAATAATCACCACCTCCTTTAAGAGCGATAGACCATTTTGAAGCTTCAGTGGTTGTTGTTTGAGCATTCGTGAATGTAATTGCACTCGCAATTAACAATACACCTAAAAATAGTTTTTTCATTTTTTTGTTTTTTATTATTAGCAGTTATAAAATTATTTAATTCAAAATTTAAGCAAAAATACAAATTATTTTTAAAATTAAAATCTTTTTATTGTTTTTTTCTATTTTTATTAAAAAACATACTCATTAAAAACATAGGAGTTTTGCGTCTTGTTTGTTTTTTAACACAACAATTATAATGCCAAAAACTTAAATTTTATAACAAATATGTAATTTTATTAAATTTTATTCGAATTTTTAAGAATACATACCTGCGTTTGTAAAATAATAACAATCTGTTGTCAATATTGTTTATGAGAAGAATTTTCCATTATTGTTTTCTATTAGGGGTACTATAAATATAGAAAAAATATGTAATTTTGAACCTAATAAAAAACACAACACAAACTATGAATAACCTATTGATTAACAGACATGTGGGCATATCGAAAGAAAACAAGAAAATAATGCTACAAAAAATTGGAGTAAAATCACTTGACGAACTTATCAATCAAACAATACCATCAAATATTTTATTAAAAGAAAAAATAAAACTCCCAGAGCCTCTCTCTGAGCATCAATTTTCTACTCATACAACAGAACTTGCGTCTAAAAACAAAATATATAAATCATATATTGGACAAGGTTGGTACGGAACGGTTTTACCTGCAGTAATTCAACGTAATATTTTTGAAAATCCATCCTGGTACACTTCTTACACACCTTATCAGGCAGAAATCTCGCAAGGAAGATTAGAGGCATTGCTTAATTTCCAAACAGCTGTAAGTGATTTCACCGGACTTCCGCTCGCAAATGCTTCACTCTTAGATGAAGCTACTGCCGCTGCCGAAGCTGCAACGATGATGTTAAATCTGAGAAGCAGAGACCAAGTAAAATCAGGTGCAAACAAATTGTTTGTTGATGAAAACATATTTCCTCAAACACTGGCTGTACTTAAAACACGTTCCAAACTTCAAGGAATAGAATTAGTAATTACGGATTATTCATCTTTTAAATTTACAAATGATTTTTTTGGAGCAATTGTGCAATATCCAAACAGCAACGGAAACATTGAAGATTATGCTGATTTTACACAAAATGCTCATCAACATAATTGCAAAGTGGCAGTTGCAGCAGATATTTTAAGTTTAGCATTACTAAAAGCACCTGGAGAATGGGGAGCAGATATTTGTTTTGGTTCAACTCAGCGTTGGGGAATACCAATGAATTTTGGGGGCCCTTCTGCTGCATATTTTGCTACTAAAGAGGAATTCAAGCGTGAAATTCCAGGAAGAATCATAGGAATCAGCAAAGATGTGAATGGAAAACCCGCATTAAGAATGGCGCTTCAAACCCGTGAACAACATATAAAACGTGAAAAAGCAACATCTAATATTTGTACTGCTCAGGCATTATTGGCTTCAATGGCTGGAATGTATACGGTTTATCATGGAGCAGAAGGAGTCAGGGAAATTGCCTCTCAAATTCATTCCATCGCTACATACCTTAATGAAATGTTGGAAGTTTACGGTTTCACACAAGAAAACGATAATTTCTTCGACACATTAAAAATATCATTGCCTGATAATGTTTCAGTTGAGAAATTAAGAAAAATTGCTTTAGAAAACGAAGTGAATTTCCATTATTTTGAAGATGAAACAATCGGATTAACTATAGATGAAACAACTGATGTTGATGATGTAAATACATTGATAGACATTTTCGCCACTGCCGCAGGAAACAATCCGATATTTGTCAACGAAGATGAAATTATAGATTTAAAATCCTTCGATGAGAATTTTGAGAGGAAGTCTGATTATCTTATCCACGACGTATTTAAAATGTATCATACCGAAACGGAGATGATGCGATACATCAAGAAATTGGAACGCCGTGATATTTCACTCACACATTCGATGATTTCGCTTGGTTCATGTACAATGAAATTAAATGCGGCTTCCGAAATGCTCCCATTAAGCTTACCTTCATTTAACAGCATACATCCTTTAGCTCCCAAAGATCAAACCGAAGGATATAACGAATTGATTTCCAATTTAGAAGAATATTTGTGTTCTATTACCGGTTTTGACGCTTGTACGCTTCAGCCAAATTCAGGAGCCGCCGGTGAATTTACCGGATTACTCGTGATTCATTCTTATTTTAAGAAAAAAGGCGAAAATCAACGAAAAACAGTTCTCATTCCTGCGTCAGCACACGGCACAAATCCTGCAAGCGCAGCACAAGCCGGCTTTGATATTATAGTAGTAAAATGTGATGAAAAAGGAAATGTAGATTTAACTGATTGGAATGAAAAAGCAAAAGAAAATGCTGAAACGTTGGCTGGTTGTATGATTACTTATCCTTCCACGCATGGAATTTTTGAAGTGAAAATTAAAGAAATGTGTGAAATCATTCATCAATATGGAGGGCTGGTATATATGGACGGAGCAAATATGAATGCTCAAGTTGGTTTAACTAATCCTGCAACCATCGGCGCTGATGTTTGTCATCTAAATTTACATAAAACATTTGCCATTCCTCACGGCGGCGGCGGTCCCGGAGTGGGTCCTATTTGTGTAGCAAAACACTTAACAGAATTTTTACCAAGTAAAGAATTTGGAGAAAATACAGTGGCTTCCGCTCCTTATGGAAGCGCCGGCGTACTTCCAATTACTTATGGTTATATTCGTATGATGGGTGAAAAAGGATTAACACAAGCGACTAAAATTGCTATCTTAAATGCAAACTATTTAGCTGCAAAACTGAAAGATTCTTATGGAATAGTTTATACGGGAGAAAATGGTCGAGTTGGGCACGAACTGATTTTGGAGTGCAGAAATTTCAAAGCAACCTCCGGAATTACGGAAACCGATATAGCAAAACGATTGATCGATTACGGATACCACGCTCCTACCCTTTCTTTTCCTGTTCATGGCACATTAATGATTGAGCCTACCGAAAGTGAAAGTTTAGCAGAGCTCGATAAATTCGCTGATGCTATGCTGAAAATTTATGAAGAAATAAAAGAAGTTGAAAACGGAATAGCCGACAAAACTAACAATGTGTTGGTAAATGCTCCGCATCCCGAATACGCGATAGTTTCAAGCGAATGGAACCATCCTTATTCACGTGAAAAAGCGGCTTATCCTGCAGAGTGGGTGGCGGAAAATAAATTTTGGATTAACGTAGCGCGTGTTGACAATGCCTTTGGAGACCGAAATTTGATTTGCACTTGCATTCCAACCGAAGAATGGATGAAATAATAACTGTAAAGACGCCATATCTGGCGTCTTTACTCTGTACAATTCCGACACATTTCAAATTGTTTTCTGTCGAATAATATATTTTTTCTGAAATTTTCGGCTGATTCTCCGTTCCACACAGTTTCAAAATCATTTTCATACAAATTTCCAAAAGAAAAATTGCTGTTTTTATCAAAGCAACAAGGTAAAAATTCTCCTTTCGAGTTGATTACACCTCCAGTCCAAAGTCGTTTACAGTTGTTTTTTAGTGGAGATTTTATTTTATATGTCCCGTTTTCAGTTTGTTTGTATCGAGAGTATTTTTCAAGCGTTGGAATAAATTCACTCCCGTTTTCAAAATCGTAAATCTGTGCCGATTTTAGTGTAAGTTTATCCGCTTTCCATTTTTTAGTTAGAGATTTTATCTTTTTGATTTGATGTTCATTGTGTTTCATTACAATAAACTGAATTTCAATAAACGGATGTGCTCTTTTAAGCTTTTCTTTCCATTCTACAATAGAGCTTATCGTTTGAATTGCCTTATCAAGTTTTCCACCCACACGATATCGCTCATAAACCTCTTGAGTTGTACCGTCAATAGAAATAATTATTCGGTCCAAACCGCTTTCAACTATCTGTTTTGCGTATTCATTATTAATCAGCTGTGCATTTGTTGAAGTAGATGTGAGAATATTTTTTTTTCTTGCATATTTTACCAAATCCAGAAAGGTTCGATTCATAAACGGCTCACCCTGAAAATAGAAAATAATATGCGTAAGTGTTGGGGCGAGGTTATCGATTATTTTTTTTGATTTCTGAATATCGATATTGATTGGTTTTATCTTTTCTATACGAACGCCCACAGGACATTCCGGACAATGCAAATTACATACATTACTGGGCTCCATTGAAATAAAAATGGGCTGACGTTTCCACTTTGACAATTTTCCTTGTTTAGAAAATTGATACGAAACAAATGCTTTTAGTGCATTCCAACTACGTTTTGGAGGTAAAATAGCCTGTAGAATTCGACAAACATAATATATTTTTGACTTTAATCCCATAACAGAAACCAATCAATTTTCACTCAATAATTGCGTTGCAAAGAAACATAAAATTCTATATAAAACACGCCGATTTTAGGAAAATATGATTTATTCTTGTAAATTTGCAGATTAAATTGATTATAAATAGAGAAAGGTGTTCAGAGACGTTATTGGTCAGCAAGCAATAAAAGAACGGTTGATTTGTCCCGCTATTGATAACCGCATTCCACACGCACAACTGCTTTACGGACAGGAAGGTGTGGGAAAATTGGCGTTGGCTCTTGCGTTTGCGCAATACGTGATGTGCGAACATCCGATACAATCAGACGCTTGCGGTATTTGTCCTTCTTGTGTGAAGTTTCAGAAAATGCAGCATCCCGATTTGCATTTTGTGTTTCCGATAATTAAACCGCCCAGCAAAAACACGGTAGTATGCGATGATTTTGTGCAGGAATTTAGGGAAATGTTGATTGAAAGTCCGTATTTTAGTGTGCAAGATTGGTACGAAGTGATTGGTGATGGTGCAAAACAAGGAGCAATTTACGCCAATGAAAGCGCTGAAATTATCCGTAAATTGAGTTTAAAAACATACGAATCGGAATATAAAGTGATGATTATTTGGTTGCCGGAATTGATGAACGATTCTTGCGCCAACAAATTGTTGAAAATACTCGAAGAGCCACCCTCGAAAACGCTTTTTTTGTTAATTTCCAACACTATTGAAGGAAATATTGCTACGATTCTTTCACGTACGCAACACATTCACGTTCCGCGTTTAAGCGAAGAAGAAATTGTAAAAGCATTAATGGAAGCTAATCCGAATGCGCAATTGATTGACACTCAAAATGCTGCACGCATTGCGGAAGGAAGTTACTTACAAGCGAAAAAGATTCTGGAACAAAGTCGTGAAAGCCGGGTGAATTTCGAGCGTTTTGTAGAATTGATGCGAAAAGCATGGCTTGTGGGAAATAAAAGAGATTACGATGCGCTGCTAATGCTAAGAGCGTGGGCGGATAATTTATCAAGCAACGATTTGGGGCGTGAAAGACAGAAAACATTTTTGCAATACGCACAAAACATGGTGCGTGAAAATTTTATATTTAATCTGAAACAAGCGGATTTAAATTATATGACGAATTATGAAACCGATTTTTCGTTAAAATTCTCACCGTTTATTAACGAACGAAACGTGGAAGATTTAATGAACGAATTTGCTTTGGCAGAAAGACACATAGAACAAAACACATACGCAAAAATGGTTTTCTTTGATTTGGCATTGAAAACAATAATGCTGTTGAAGAAATGAAACTTTCTCCGAATTTTTAAAGGAGAATTGTAAATTAATAAAACAAAAATAATATTCCAAGAATCTTGATTCTTGGTTCTAAATATCTAAAAAATGGACTATAAACTATATACAAGCGGCTGCTCAATGAACAAAAAAGGATGCTGCCTCACAACAGATAAAAAACTCAGCGTACACGATTGGCTGTGCGACTTACCTGAAACCGTACAGGAAACTGATTTCGTGGAAGTTCAATTCAAAAACACACGCAAAAGTTACTTTTTAAATAATAGTAAATTAGATCTTTTCAAAGGGGATATGGTAGCGGTGGAAGCTTCTCCCGGACACGATATTGGTGAAGTTACACTCACGGGAAAATTGGTTGTGCTTCAAATGAAGAAAAATAACATTGATATGGCTAAATTTGAAGTGAGAAAAATATACCGGAAAGTGCGCGATGTGGATATGGAAAAATATCACGAAGCCAAAGCCAAAGAGCAGGAAACAATGATAAAAGCACGTCAAATTGCTGAAAGTCTTAATTTGAATATGAAAATCGGCGATGTTGAATATCAGGGCGATGGAAGCAAAGCTATTTTTTATTACATTGCCGATGAACGCGTTGATTTCCGTCAGTTGATAAAAGTTTTTGCCGAAACATTCCGTATTCGCATCGAAATGAAACAAATTGGAGCTCGTCAGGAAGCGGGACGAATTGGAGGAATTGGACCTTGCGGACGCGAACTTTGCTGCTCAAAATGGATGACAAGTTTCAGTACCGTTTCTACCAGCGCAGCTCGCTATCAAGATTTGTCGCTTAATCCGCAAAAGTTGGCAGGACAATGCGCAAAACTTAAATGCTGCATGAATTATGAACTAGATTCATACGTAGATGCGTCAAAAAATCTCCCATCCAAGGAAGTGAACCTGGAAACAAAAGATGCTGTTTATTATCATTTCAAAACAGAAGTGTTTAAGGGATTAATCACTTATTCTACTTCGCCTGAATTTGCTGCTAATTTGGTTACAATTACGGCTGAAAGAGCCAAAGAAATCATCCGAATAAATAAAAAAGGACACAAACCAACCAGTTTGGAAGAAGAAAAACAGCAACCCAATGAAAAGAAAATTTCAACAGAATACGAAAATATTGTTGGACAAGACAGCTTAACTCGTTTTGATGCTCAAAAAAAAGAAGGAAAACAACAACAAAACCATCGAAAGAACAATTATCACCGCCACGGGAAAAGAAACGGGAATCAATAAAATTAGTTTATAGTAAACAATTTATAGAAATGATAAAAAAATCATTGATACTTTTCGTAATCATTTTAATGTCAATATCTTGCCATCAGAATGAAGTTTATTTTCAATACAATAAAATTCCAAACGGCGGCTGGAATAAAGATAGTTTGTTGAATTACGATATCCATATCACAGACAACGCCATATCCTATAATTTTTATATCCACGTTCGTCATCATGGCAATTATCCTTATCAAAATATCTGGCTTTTTTTACAACAAATGAATCCGGATAGCGCTATTACAAAAGATACAATTGAAGCATATTTAGCAGATCAATACGGGAAATGGCTAGGTTCAGGAGCGGGAAATTTAAAAGAAATGCCTATTATTTATAAAAAACAAGTTCAGTTTCCCGATACCGGAGTTTATCGTTTTAAAATTCGCCAAGGAATGCGTGATAGTCTTCTTCAAGGAATAAATGATGTTGGAATAAGAATAGAAAAGGCTGATTAATAATTGGTTATGGGGAAAAATAAACTTGCAAAATTTGCTGAATTGGAAACATTTCCACACGTGTTTCAAGTTCCTTCTTCTACTCTTTTAAAGGGAGAAGGATTTCCTTTAAAAGGAAAATGGAATACTGATTTTTTCAAAAACTCCAATCCGATTGTGCTCGAACTTGGCTGTGGAAAAGGAGAATATACGGTAGAATTGGCAAAACAATTCCCGGATAAAAATTATATCGGCGTAGATATTAAAGGAGCGCGCATTTGGACAGGAGCAAAAGAAAGCTACCTTAAGGAAATGAAAAATGTGGCTTTTATCCGTACGGATATAGAAATGATCGAACATTTTTTCGCAGAAAACGAAGTCAGTGAAATCTGGCTTACTTTTCCTGATCCGCAAATGAAAAAAACTACCAAACGACTCACGGCAACTAATTTCATTCAATCCTATTTAAAATTTCTGAAAAAAGATGGAATTATTCATCTAAAAACCGATAGTCCGTTTATGTTCACATACACATGCGAAATGGTAAGAATTAATAATTTGCCAGCATTAAAACAAATTGAAGACATTTACAATACCGAGAATATTGATAAAATACTGAATATCAAAACCTATTATGAACAGCAATGGCTTGAAAGAGGATTGACAATCAAATACATTTCTTTTCAACCATTAAAAAAAGAACATTACATTGAGCCGGAAATTGATATAGAATACGATGAATATCGGAGTTTTAAACGATTCAGGCGGCAACAATAATATATCTCATTTGTTATAAATTAAAAGTTGATTAAATTACAGTTACAGCACGATGACCCTTTATCCTAACTTAATACTCGAAGCTTTAAAGCATGTTCGCTATCCCGGAACAGGAAACGATATTGTTTCATCCGGAATGGTACAAGATAATATACGAATTGACGGGAAAAAAGTAAGTTTCTCTATATTATTTGAAAAAAATAATGATCCTTTTGCAAAATCAGTTGTAAAAGCTGCCGAGCAAGCTATCTTAACTTATATTGGTGAAGATATTGATATAAAAGGCAATATTACTATCGAAACAAAGCCGCAAGCTCCTCCAAAACCTGTTTCAATTCTCCCTAATGTAAAAAATATACTTGCTGTTTTTTCAGGAAAAGGCGGAGTAGGAAAATCAACCGTTGCTGCCAATTTAGCAGTATCATTAGCAGCTTTAGGTTACAAAGTTGGTTTACTTGATGCTGATATTCACGGACCTTCGGTTCCAAAAATGTTTGGCGTGGAGGATGAAAGACCTTTTGTAGAAGAAATTGACGGTAAGCATACCATTATTCCTCTGCAAAGATACGGCGTTAAAATAATGTCAATCGGTTTCTTTGTAGATCAAGAAAGTGCGTTAGTTTGGCGCGGAAGTATGTCAAGCAATGCGTTAAAACAATTAATAACCGATTCGGATTGGGGTGAATTAGATTATTTTATAATGGATTTACCTCCCGGAACCGGCGATATTCACCTTACATTGGTGCAAACAATGGGTATTACAGGCGCTATTGCTGTTACCACCCCTCAAGATGTAGCTTTAGCCGATGCACGAAAAGGAATTAATATGTTCTTGGGTGAAAAAGTAAATGTTCCGGTGCTTGGTTTAGTAGAAAATATGGCTTGGTTTACACCCGCAGAACTTCCTCAAAATAAATATTATATCTTTGGAAAAGATGGAGGAAAAAAACTTTGTGAAGAATTAAATATTCCTCTATTAGGACAAATTCCATTGGTTCAAAGTATTCGTGAAGGTGGAGATGAAGGAAAACCTATTTCCATAAACGAAAACTCACTTACAGCAAACGCATTTAAAGAATTGGCAACAAAAGTAATCGAAAGAATTGATTATAGAAATCAACATTGGGAAGCAACAAAAAGAGTTGAAATAGTTAAATAAATTTAAATTTTGTTTTTAAGTTTTGCGCGGCAACCAAATTATTAACATTTTTGTACGGTTTTTGTTATAAAAATGCCGTTCCTCAGATTTTTTAACCTAAAAAATCTATCATTCTAAAAAATCATCACACCTACTACTTACTACTAAAATTTTTATTTATGAAAAGATTTTTTGTCCTCTTTTTGTATTTCATTCCAACCTTGAAATCAAATACTCAAGAAATACATTTTATTACAAAAAAAAGTTTTGTTATACTTTTTTTATGCTTATCTATAACTACTTCTGGGGTTTTTGCTCAGACATACAATGATTGGTCAAAATGGTCAATTACTTTGGAGGGAGGAGTAAATAAATTCGATGGAGACATAATACAAAAATATAATGACATTACCCCCACATCTTTTAACAAAATCACTGTGGGGGGGTCAGTAGAATGTACCGTGACACCCGTTTGGAGTATGGGATTGGAATATCATTATTTACCACTATCTGCAAATGCGACGTATTCAAATTCTCACCACGCTGAATTTGTGGGAAAAATGCATAATCTTGATTATTTTATGTCATTCAACGTTATAAAATTATTTTATAGAAAGACACAGTCGAAGTGGGGCATTTGGGGGAATATTGGCGCAGGATATGCGTGGTATAAAAGTACTTATACAACCACGCGAGCAGGAATGAGCATACGAGATGGACATGGTAATTTATATACCGATTTTAATGATACAATTAATGATGGTAGAGCCGCATATGTTCCTATTGGATTATTAATTGAATATAATTTTACAAAAAACTTTGCGTTGGGCACAAAAATACAATACCGTGCGTATAATAAGGATTACATTGAACAGAGAATACAACACGGTGTTACAAATGATTTTATTGAACTTGCAACTCTTCAACTTCGCTGGAAATTTAATGCCAGACATAAAAACCACACCAGAAATAATAATGTATTGTTATTTGATAACGATACAATAACAGATAACTTTAAGGGAATACAAGAAAAAGTAGATTCATTACAAAAAAATCTTGCAATAATAACGCCATTAGTCGAAAAACATGAAAATTTCATTAATGAAAATGCTCCTGAAATTGAAAAAATTCCCGACTATAACAACAGAATTAAAAAACTGGAAAATATTATATGCCCTGACGGACCTGATACCGACAACGATGGAGTTCCTGATTGTAGAGATAAAGAACCGGATACACCGGAAAACACTCCTGTTGATTTTTGGGGAAGAAGCATTACCAGCTATGACGTGAATAGCGCTGCTGTATTCTTCGATTTTGACAAAACTGATCTTAATGAAGAAGCGCAAAGGGCTATCAGATATGCTGCCAATAAATTAAAATCCGATCCTTCATTAATTGTAGAAGTGCGTGGATTTACAGATAACATGGGTGGAGAAAAATACAATGAAGGGTTAAGTCAACGTCGTGCAAATAAAGTTAAAAATGAATTGGTTAAAGAATATGGTATTAATCCAGACAGAATTATAGCAAATGGCAAGGGAAAATATGATCCGGATGACAAAGTTATTCGTTACCGCCCATATCGTACAGTGATGTTTTTCTATAATAAATAAGAAAACCTTAATAATATTTCAAAGCCCACCTGGTATTGGTGGGTTTTGTTTTTTATATCGTTCGTATTTTCTTAACTTTGCCTTGTAATAAAAAAACAAATAATGAATAAAAAAGAAGACTTGCGAATCATTTTTATGGGCACTCCCGAATTTGCAGTGGAAAGTTTGAAAGAGCTTATTGAAGGCGGCTATAATGTTGTAGCTGTAATTACCATGCCTGATAAACCTGCGGGACGTGGACATAAAATGCAATTTTCCGATGTGAAAG
The genomic region above belongs to uncultured Paludibacter sp. and contains:
- a CDS encoding putative OmpA/MotB domain protein (Evidence 3 : Putative function from multiple computational evidences); its protein translation is MKKLFLGVLLIASAITFTNAQTTTTEASKWSIALKGGGDYFRITPQKEWKKNINWGAGLSIERTVNPLVGFGLNVDYLNYKNSADVAGTTLDPSLFMSINLSNLLLPHRTNGNFNAYANFGAGVGLQMAALGNDIADAAGEDTYNPLAYVGLAIEQNLSRRVAIGLESTYRGYQKEMMGGEMSKDRWDDALTVMATLRFKLGSLTDHVRGMTMDQFYPAPPPVVKQVENPYDDSALTNRLNSADKRLDDIESRLAALEQGLKDLANKPVGATVNASFQNIEFEFDSDKLTDASYPTLNEIATLLKNNPTWGKLTVKGNTDNIGPDAYNQGLSERRAETVKDYLVSQGVSESMLSTVGYGETQPIASNDTAEGRQKNRRVEFEIVK
- the trmB gene encoding tRNA (guanine-N(7)-)-methyltransferase: MGKNKLAKFAELETFPHVFQVPSSTLLKGEGFPLKGKWNTDFFKNSNPIVLELGCGKGEYTVELAKQFPDKNYIGVDIKGARIWTGAKESYLKEMKNVAFIRTDIEMIEHFFAENEVSEIWLTFPDPQMKKTTKRLTATNFIQSYLKFLKKDGIIHLKTDSPFMFTYTCEMVRINNLPALKQIEDIYNTENIDKILNIKTYYEQQWLERGLTIKYISFQPLKKEHYIEPEIDIEYDEYRSFKRFRRQQ
- a CDS encoding Radical SAM domain protein — protein: MVSVMGLKSKIYYVCRILQAILPPKRSWNALKAFVSYQFSKQGKLSKWKRQPIFISMEPSNVCNLHCPECPVGVRIEKIKPINIDIQKSKKIIDNLAPTLTHIIFYFQGEPFMNRTFLDLVKYARKKNILTSTSTNAQLINNEYAKQIVESGLDRIIISIDGTTQEVYERYRVGGKLDKAIQTISSIVEWKEKLKRAHPFIEIQFIVMKHNEHQIKKIKSLTKKWKADKLTLKSAQIYDFENGSEFIPTLEKYSRYKQTENGTYKIKSPLKNNCKRLWTGGVINSKGEFLPCCFDKNSNFSFGNLYENDFETVWNGESAENFRKNILFDRKQFEMCRNCTE
- a CDS encoding Gliding motility-associated lipoprotein GldH: MIKKSLILFVIILMSISCHQNEVYFQYNKIPNGGWNKDSLLNYDIHITDNAISYNFYIHVRHHGNYPYQNIWLFLQQMNPDSAITKDTIEAYLADQYGKWLGSGAGNLKEMPIIYKKQVQFPDTGVYRFKIRQGMRDSLLQGINDVGIRIEKAD
- a CDS encoding PSP1 domain protein, which codes for MDYKLYTSGCSMNKKGCCLTTDKKLSVHDWLCDLPETVQETDFVEVQFKNTRKSYFLNNSKLDLFKGDMVAVEASPGHDIGEVTLTGKLVVLQMKKNNIDMAKFEVRKIYRKVRDVDMEKYHEAKAKEQETMIKARQIAESLNLNMKIGDVEYQGDGSKAIFYYIADERVDFRQLIKVFAETFRIRIEMKQIGARQEAGRIGGIGPCGRELCCSKWMTSFSTVSTSAARYQDLSLNPQKLAGQCAKLKCCMNYELDSYVDASKNLPSKEVNLETKDAVYYHFKTEVFKGLITYSTSPEFAANLVTITAERAKEIIRINKKGHKPTSLEEEKQQPNEKKISTEYENIVGQDSLTRFDAQKKEGKQQQNHRKNNYHRHGKRNGNQ
- the gcvP gene encoding Glycine dehydrogenase (decarboxylating), which gives rise to MNNLLINRHVGISKENKKIMLQKIGVKSLDELINQTIPSNILLKEKIKLPEPLSEHQFSTHTTELASKNKIYKSYIGQGWYGTVLPAVIQRNIFENPSWYTSYTPYQAEISQGRLEALLNFQTAVSDFTGLPLANASLLDEATAAAEAATMMLNLRSRDQVKSGANKLFVDENIFPQTLAVLKTRSKLQGIELVITDYSSFKFTNDFFGAIVQYPNSNGNIEDYADFTQNAHQHNCKVAVAADILSLALLKAPGEWGADICFGSTQRWGIPMNFGGPSAAYFATKEEFKREIPGRIIGISKDVNGKPALRMALQTREQHIKREKATSNICTAQALLASMAGMYTVYHGAEGVREIASQIHSIATYLNEMLEVYGFTQENDNFFDTLKISLPDNVSVEKLRKIALENEVNFHYFEDETIGLTIDETTDVDDVNTLIDIFATAAGNNPIFVNEDEIIDLKSFDENFERKSDYLIHDVFKMYHTETEMMRYIKKLERRDISLTHSMISLGSCTMKLNAASEMLPLSLPSFNSIHPLAPKDQTEGYNELISNLEEYLCSITGFDACTLQPNSGAAGEFTGLLVIHSYFKKKGENQRKTVLIPASAHGTNPASAAQAGFDIIVVKCDEKGNVDLTDWNEKAKENAETLAGCMITYPSTHGIFEVKIKEMCEIIHQYGGLVYMDGANMNAQVGLTNPATIGADVCHLNLHKTFAIPHGGGGPGVGPICVAKHLTEFLPSKEFGENTVASAPYGSAGVLPITYGYIRMMGEKGLTQATKIAILNANYLAAKLKDSYGIVYTGENGRVGHELILECRNFKATSGITETDIAKRLIDYGYHAPTLSFPVHGTLMIEPTESESLAELDKFADAMLKIYEEIKEVENGIADKTNNVLVNAPHPEYAIVSSEWNHPYSREKAAYPAEWVAENKFWINVARVDNAFGDRNLICTCIPTEEWMK
- the mrp gene encoding Protein mrp homolog produces the protein MTLYPNLILEALKHVRYPGTGNDIVSSGMVQDNIRIDGKKVSFSILFEKNNDPFAKSVVKAAEQAILTYIGEDIDIKGNITIETKPQAPPKPVSILPNVKNILAVFSGKGGVGKSTVAANLAVSLAALGYKVGLLDADIHGPSVPKMFGVEDERPFVEEIDGKHTIIPLQRYGVKIMSIGFFVDQESALVWRGSMSSNALKQLITDSDWGELDYFIMDLPPGTGDIHLTLVQTMGITGAIAVTTPQDVALADARKGINMFLGEKVNVPVLGLVENMAWFTPAELPQNKYYIFGKDGGKKLCEELNIPLLGQIPLVQSIREGGDEGKPISINENSLTANAFKELATKVIERIDYRNQHWEATKRVEIVK
- a CDS encoding putative DNA polymerase III, delta subunit (Evidence 3 : Putative function from multiple computational evidences) — translated: MFRDVIGQQAIKERLICPAIDNRIPHAQLLYGQEGVGKLALALAFAQYVMCEHPIQSDACGICPSCVKFQKMQHPDLHFVFPIIKPPSKNTVVCDDFVQEFREMLIESPYFSVQDWYEVIGDGAKQGAIYANESAEIIRKLSLKTYESEYKVMIIWLPELMNDSCANKLLKILEEPPSKTLFLLISNTIEGNIATILSRTQHIHVPRLSEEEIVKALMEANPNAQLIDTQNAARIAEGSYLQAKKILEQSRESRVNFERFVELMRKAWLVGNKRDYDALLMLRAWADNLSSNDLGRERQKTFLQYAQNMVRENFIFNLKQADLNYMTNYETDFSLKFSPFINERNVEDLMNEFALAERHIEQNTYAKMVFFDLALKTIMLLKK